The Pseudomonas sp. Marseille-Q3773 DNA window GTGATCAGCACACCGATGCCCTTGGCCTTGAGGTGGTGGATGATCTGCTTGATGTCGCCGACGGAGATCGGGTCGACACCGGCAAACGGTTCGTCCAGCAGGATGAACTTGGGCGCGGTCGCCAGTGCACGGGCAATCTCGACGCGGCGGCGTTCGCCACCGGACAGGCTCATGCCGAGGTTGTCGCGAATGTGGCTGATGTGGAACTCCTGCAGCAGGCTTTCCAGTTCCTTGCGCCGGCCTTCGCGGTCGAGGTCCCTGCGGGTCTCGAGGATCGCCATGATGTTGTCGGCCACCGACAGTTTACGGAAGATCGAGGCTTCCTGCGGCAGGTAGCCGATACCGGCGCGGGCGCGACCGTGCATGGGCTGGTGGCTGACATCGAGGTTGTCGATCAGCACGCGGCCCTGCTCGGCCTGGACCAGGCCGACGATCATGTAGAAGCAGGTGGTCTTGCCGGCGCCATTGGGGCCGAGCAGGCCGACGATCTGGCCGCTGTCGATCGACAGGCTGACGTCACGTACGACTTGCCGCCCCTTGTAGCTCTTGGCCAGGTGCTGGGCTTTGAGGGTTGCCATTTACTCGGCCTTCTTCTTGGGCTGGATCACCATGTCGATACGCTGACGCGGCGAAGTCACGTTGCCACCACGACCGGCGGTCGCCACCTGGGTCTTGGTGTTGTAGACGATCTTCTCGCCTTCGGTGGTGTTGCCTTCGTTCTCGACCTTGGCGCGATCGGTGAGGATCACCATGTCCTTTTGCGCCTGGTACTGGATGGTGACCGCCCAGCCTTTCATCTTGTCCGGCTTGGCTGCGCTCTGCTGCTGCTCGAAGTAGGCCAGGTTGCCCACCGAGGTCACCACGTCGATGTCGCCGGAGGCGGAGCGGGTGATGGTCACGGTGTTGCCTTTGATCATCATCGAACCCTGGGTGATGATCACGTCGCCGGTGTAGGTGGCCACGCCCTGCTTGTCGTCCAGGTGGGCGTTGTCGGCCTGGATGCGGATAGGCTGGTCACGATCATTCGGCAGGGCGAGGGCGCTCGCGCTTCCCAGTGCTGCGCTCAGGCTGAGCAAAAGGGGGAGGGTTTTAACGAGCCTCATACTGTCCTCTTACGTTAGAGAGCAAGTCCATCTTGCCTTCTTTCAAATACGCTTTCATTCCTTTACCCGTAGTCGTGCCACCGGCGCCGTCGATTCTAACGGCTTGCTCGGTCTGCGCATATTGCTTCTGCGGGAACACGGTCATGCGTGAGCTGGTAATGATGGTTTCACGCTGCTTTTCGTCGGTACGGGCCACCCGCACGTTGTCGATCAGTTCGACTTCGCTGCCGTCCGGGTTGACCTCGGCGCGGGTACTCTGCACATGCCACGGGAACGCGGTGCCGCGGTACAGGTGCAGGTCCGGCGTGGTCAGCAGGGTGATTTCGCTGGCCTTGAGATGTTCGACCTTGTCGGCGGTCATTTCGTACTGCAGCTTGCCGTCGGGCAGGAACTGTACGCTGTGGGCGTTCACCGCATAGTAGTCGATGGCGCTTTCGTCGGTCTGGGCCACCGGCTTGTCGAGGAAGCTTTCCGGGCTGACATTCCAGTAGCCGATCGCCACCAGCAGGGCGGCGATCACCGCGAGCAGCGCAATGTTGCGGGCTTTCTTGCTGAACATGGGCAGCCTTACAGGTAATTGGCGTTGGCAGCGTCCAGGGTGCCCTGGGCCTGCATGATCAGTTCGCAGAATTCACGGGCTGCGCCTTCGCCGCCGCGTGCCTGGGTCACGCCGTGGGCGTGCTGGCGAACGAATGGAGCGGCGCTGGCCACCGCCATGCCCAGGGCGACCCGGCGAATCACCGGCAGGTCGGGCAGGTCGTCGCCGAGGTAGGCCACTTGAGCATAGCTCAGGCCCAGCTCGGCGAGCAGGCCGTCAAGCACCACCAGTTTGTCCTCGCGGCCCTGATAAAGGTGCGGAATACCGAGGTTCTTTGCCCGGCGCTCGACCACCGGGGTCTTGCGCCCGCTGATGATCGCGGTGGTCACGCCCGAGGCCATGAGCATCTTGATGCCCTGGCCGTCGAGGGTATTGAAGGTCTTGAATTCGCTGCCGTCCTCGAGGAAGTACAGGCGCCCGTCGGTGAGCACGCCGTCCACGTCGAACACTGCCAGCTTGATGTGCTTGCCGCGTTGCATGAGGTCCTGGTTCATTCCATCGCTCCTTTACATTACGCCGGCGCGCAGCAGGTCGTGCATGTTCAGGGCGCCGGTCGGGCGGTCCTCGCGGTCTACCACAACCAGGGCGCCGATCTTGTGGTCTTCCATGATCTTCAGGGCCTCGGCCGCGAGCATTTCGGCGCGGGCCGTCTTGCCGTGCACGGTCATGACCTGGTCGATCAGGGTGGTGTGCACATCGATGTTGCGGTCCAGGCTGCGGCGCAGGTCGCCGTCGGTGAAGATCCCGGCGAGCTTGCCGTCGGCTTCGACGATCACCGTCATGCCCAGGCCTTTGCGGGACATTTCCAGCAGGGCGTCCTTGAGCAGGGTGCCGCGCGGGACCTGAGGCAGCTCATCGCCGGCGTGCATCACGTTCTCGACCTTCAGCAGCAGGCGGCGGCCCAGCGCACCACCCGGGTGCGAGAAGGCAAAGTCCTCGGCGGTGAAGCCGCGGGCCTCGAGCAGGGCGATGGCCAGGGCGTCGCCGAGCACCAGCGATGCGGTAGTGGAAGAGGTGGGGGCCAGGTTCAGCGGGCAGGCCTCTTGCTCGACGCGCGCGTCGAGGTTGACCTCGGCGGCCTGGGCCAGGGGCGAATCCGGGTTGCCGGTCAGGCTGATCAGCTTGATGCCCAGGCGCTTGATCAGTGGCAGCAGGGTGACGATTTCGGCGGTGCTGCCGGAGTTCGACAGGGCGAGAATCACGTCATCGCGGGTAATCATGCCCATGTCGCCATGGCTGGCTTCGGCCGGGTGCACGAAAAATGCCGGGGTACCGGTGCTGGCCAGGGTGGCGGCGATCTTGTTGCCGATGTGCCCGGACTTGCCCATGCCGACCACGACGACCCGGCCCTTGCTGGCCAGGATCAGTTCGCAGGCCTTGACGAAATTGTCGTCGATGCGCGCCAGCAGGGCCTCTACGGCCTCGAGTTCCAGGCGCAGGGTGCGTTGGGCGGATTGGATCAGCTCGCTGGATTGGCTCATGTCGAAAAAGCAATGCCTGATGAAAAGGCCGCGATTATACGCGCAATGATGAAAACCCTCACCCTTTCGATTGTGTGGCGAAAGTCCTCAATGCCTGTCCCAGGGCTGAACGACTGCTTGCATGGCCTTGGGGCGGTGCCGTCAGCGGTGCTATAGTTCGCCGCTATTCGGCCTGCCAGGGGTGCGTGTGCCTTCCTGAAGGAGGCCGGCGTCCATTAGGACGAGGCTGCATCAGCAAGGAGTCTAGATGAGTGTGGATAGCGCCTACGCGGTCGAGTTGAAGGGGGTTACCTTCAAACGCGGTTCGCGCAGCATTTTCAGCAACGTCGACATTCGCATCCCGCGCGGCAAGGTCACCGGTATCATGGGGCCATCGGGGTGCGGCAAAACCACGTTGCTGCGCCTGATGGGCGCGCAGTTGCGCCCTTCCAGCGGTGAGGTCTGGGTGGCCGGGCAGAACCTGCCGACCCTGTCGCGCAGCGATCTGTTCGACGCCCGCAAGCAGATGGGGGTGCTGTTCCAGAGCGGCGCGCTGTTCACCGACCTCGATGTGTTCGAGAACGTCGCGTTCCCGTTGCGCGTGCACACCCAGCTGCCGGATGAGATGATCCGCGACATCGTGCTGATGAAGCTGCAGGCCGTGGGCCTGCGCGGTGCCATCGACCTGATGCCGGACGAGCTGTCCGGTGGCATGAAGCGCCG harbors:
- the lptB gene encoding LPS export ABC transporter ATP-binding protein, with protein sequence MATLKAQHLAKSYKGRQVVRDVSLSIDSGQIVGLLGPNGAGKTTCFYMIVGLVQAEQGRVLIDNLDVSHQPMHGRARAGIGYLPQEASIFRKLSVADNIMAILETRRDLDREGRRKELESLLQEFHISHIRDNLGMSLSGGERRRVEIARALATAPKFILLDEPFAGVDPISVGDIKQIIHHLKAKGIGVLITDHNVRETLDICETAYIVNDGRLIAEGDAETILANDLVKEVYLGHEFRL
- a CDS encoding KpsF/GutQ family sugar-phosphate isomerase, coding for MSQSSELIQSAQRTLRLELEAVEALLARIDDNFVKACELILASKGRVVVVGMGKSGHIGNKIAATLASTGTPAFFVHPAEASHGDMGMITRDDVILALSNSGSTAEIVTLLPLIKRLGIKLISLTGNPDSPLAQAAEVNLDARVEQEACPLNLAPTSSTTASLVLGDALAIALLEARGFTAEDFAFSHPGGALGRRLLLKVENVMHAGDELPQVPRGTLLKDALLEMSRKGLGMTVIVEADGKLAGIFTDGDLRRSLDRNIDVHTTLIDQVMTVHGKTARAEMLAAEALKIMEDHKIGALVVVDREDRPTGALNMHDLLRAGVM
- a CDS encoding ATP-binding cassette domain-containing protein; this encodes MSVDSAYAVELKGVTFKRGSRSIFSNVDIRIPRGKVTGIMGPSGCGKTTLLRLMGAQLRPSSGEVWVAGQNLPTLSRSDLFDARKQMGVLFQSGALFTDLDVFENVAFPLRVHTQLPDEMIRDIVLMKLQAVGLRGAIDLMPDELSGGMKRRVALARAIALDPQILMYDEPFVGQDPIAMGVLVRLIRLLNDALGITSIVVSHDLAETASIADYIYVVGDGQVLGQGTPDELMGSDNPRIRQFMKGDPDGPVPFHFPAPDYRADLLGAR
- the lptA gene encoding lipopolysaccharide transport periplasmic protein LptA translates to MRLVKTLPLLLSLSAALGSASALALPNDRDQPIRIQADNAHLDDKQGVATYTGDVIITQGSMMIKGNTVTITRSASGDIDVVTSVGNLAYFEQQQSAAKPDKMKGWAVTIQYQAQKDMVILTDRAKVENEGNTTEGEKIVYNTKTQVATAGRGGNVTSPRQRIDMVIQPKKKAE
- a CDS encoding HAD family hydrolase, translated to MNQDLMQRGKHIKLAVFDVDGVLTDGRLYFLEDGSEFKTFNTLDGQGIKMLMASGVTTAIISGRKTPVVERRAKNLGIPHLYQGREDKLVVLDGLLAELGLSYAQVAYLGDDLPDLPVIRRVALGMAVASAAPFVRQHAHGVTQARGGEGAAREFCELIMQAQGTLDAANANYL
- the lptC gene encoding LPS export ABC transporter periplasmic protein LptC → MFSKKARNIALLAVIAALLVAIGYWNVSPESFLDKPVAQTDESAIDYYAVNAHSVQFLPDGKLQYEMTADKVEHLKASEITLLTTPDLHLYRGTAFPWHVQSTRAEVNPDGSEVELIDNVRVARTDEKQRETIITSSRMTVFPQKQYAQTEQAVRIDGAGGTTTGKGMKAYLKEGKMDLLSNVRGQYEAR